From a single Raphanus sativus cultivar WK10039 chromosome 3, ASM80110v3, whole genome shotgun sequence genomic region:
- the LOC108845713 gene encoding aluminum-activated malate transporter 10-like, with protein MGSKEEAGKLEWRISVDNGTTERLVPESGPIERIFLWLKGLVMKVIVERLSKFMRKTWRIGADEPAKVVHCLKVGLALSLVSIFYYMRPLYDGVGGNAIWAIMTVVVVFESTVGATFSKCLNRVVATILAGSLGIAVHWVATQSGKAEIFVIGCSVFLFAFAATYSRFVPSFKARFDYGAIIFILTFSLVSVGGYRVDKLVDMAQQRLSTIAIGTSICIIITVFFCPIWAGTQLHRLVQRNFVKLADSLDGCVEEYFKKKDVLKNDNEDEETNMKLQGFKCVLNSKGTEESMANLARWEPAHGSFNFRHPWQQYVKIGAAMRRCAYCLENLSICMTYETEVPDQAKKHFGEACLKLSSASSKILRELADMMNNTRKSSKMDFLVFDMNSAVQELRETLKSVPVESNKPKEEVPNNQGDRTMSMSLHEVLPVATLVSLLIESAARIQTTVEAVDELSNLADFKQDSKKKTGDNKAKQPPLSS; from the exons ATGGGATCAAAAGAAGAAGCAGGTAAGCTAGAGTGGAGGATAAGTGTTGACAATGGGACAACCGAGAGATTGGTTCCTGAATCAGGACCTATTGAAAGAATCTTTCTTTGGCTAAAGGGTTTAGTAATGAAGGTAATCGTGGAGCGACTCTCAAAGTTTATGAGGAAGACTTGGAGGATTGGGGCAGATGAACCGGCAAAAGTGGTTCACTGTCTAAAAGTAGGACTTGCACTTTCATTAGTATCAATTTTCTATTACATGAGACCTTTGTATGACGGAGTTGGAGGAAATGCTATATGGGCTATCATGACTGTTGTAGTCGTCTTCGAATCAACTGTCG GAGCAACATTCTCCAAATGTTTGAACAGAGTGGTGGCAACTATATTAGCTGGATCACTAGGCATTGCTGTTCATTGGGTTGCAACTCAATCAGGAAAAGCTGAAATTTTTGTGATTGGATGCTCTGTTTTTCTCTTTG CTTTCGCAGCTACTTACTCGCGGTTTGTGCCATCATTCAAAGCTAGATTCGACTATGGAGCGATAATCTTTATCCTCACATTCAGCCTTGTCTCAGTAGGTGGTTACCGAGTAGACAAGCTGGTTGATATGGCTCAGCAAAGACTATCAACTATTGCTATTGGAACATCTATTTGCATTATCATTACTGTCTTTTTCTGTCCCATATGGGCAGGAACTCAGCTTCACCGTCTTGTGCAACGTAATTTTGTGAAACTTGCCGACTCATTAGACG GCTGTGTAGAAGAGTACTTCAAGAAGAAAGATGTCTTGAAGAATGATAATGAAGACGAAGAAACTAACATGAAGTTGCAAGGATTCAAATGTGTACTAAACTCTAAGGGAACAGAGGAATCCATG GCGAATCTAGCTAGATGGGAACCAGCACATGGAAGCTTTAACTTCAGGCATCCATGGCAACAATATGTAAAGATAGGGGCTGCTATGAGGAGATGTGCTTATTGCCTTGAGAATCTTAGTATATGCATGACCTATGAAACAGAG GTACCAGACCAGGCCAAGAAACACTTCGGAGAAGCTTGTCTGAAACTGAGCTCGGCTTCTTCAAAAATCTTGAGAGAACTAGCGGATATGATGAACAACACGAGAAAATCTTCGAAGATGGATTTCTTGGTGTTTGATATGAACTCAGCAGTACAAGAGCTTCGAGAGACCTTAAAGAGTGTTCCAGTTGAAAGCAACAAACCCAAAGAAGAAGTTCCAAACAACCAAGGAGACAGAACCATGTCGATGAGCCTACATGAAGTACTTCCAGTTGCCACTTTGGTCTCGTTGTTGATTGAAAGCGCAGCTAGGATTCAAACAACGGTCGAAGCAGTCGATGAACTTTCAAATCTTGCGGATTTTAAACAagattcaaaaaagaaaaccgGAGACAACAAGGCTAAACAACCACCACTAAGTTCATAA